One segment of uncultured Propionivibrio sp. DNA contains the following:
- a CDS encoding flagellar protein FlaG, which yields MNIQSISNNVLTSTTQARQQYAAQSSAGAARAPGEAEQVTQAQSPAEQQAHSAENLSSAVKAVNDFVSSVNSDLKFSVDNDTGKTIVKVVDKNTDEVIRQVPSEEMMAIAKALDSIKGLLVKQKA from the coding sequence ATGAACATCCAGTCCATCAGCAACAACGTACTCACCAGTACGACGCAGGCGCGCCAGCAGTACGCTGCCCAAAGCTCGGCAGGTGCTGCCCGGGCTCCGGGCGAAGCCGAGCAGGTCACCCAGGCGCAGTCGCCAGCAGAACAACAGGCACACAGCGCGGAAAATCTGTCTTCGGCAGTCAAGGCCGTCAATGACTTCGTCAGCTCGGTCAATAGCGACCTGAAATTTTCGGTCGACAATGACACCGGCAAGACGATCGTCAAGGTTGTCGACAAGAACACTGACGAAGTCATCCGCCAGGTACCGTCTGAAGAGATGATGGCGATTGCAAAAGCGCTTGACAGCATCAAAGGGCTTCTAGTGAAACAGAAGGCGTAA
- a CDS encoding flagellin, producing the protein MLTIQTNVSSLNSQRNLSSSSNSLSVSLQRLSSGLRINSAKDDAAGLAISERFTAQIRGTDQATRNANDGISLAQTGESALGQMGTILQRVRELAVQSSNATNSASDRQAINQEVGQLVAELDRFSTQTEFNGSKLLDGSFASATFQIGANAMQTVTATTANFRTSNYGTNQVGVTSGAISTAVTGTSVTSTSNASAVVTTGGTLSILGSAASASVTLADSDSAKDVATKINAQSKTGVKAAAFTESTYTFGATGSYTLAVYGSNSTKATVSFNVTATSTAAGLADAVTAFNNQSSKTGITAKLSEDNTGVVLTAADGSNIHLVAEGASDIAGSITAGTTSASLATGAAGSITVGGQLIFDSDKSFTLKSTGAVIAANALDGTGLAANASVASGLKAVQDLDVSSYYNSTQAIRIVDQALAAVNSQRASFGALQSRFEATVSQLQASSENLSAARSRIRDADFASETANLTRNQILQQAGTAMLAQANSLPQTVLSLLK; encoded by the coding sequence ATGCTTACCATTCAGACCAACGTCTCATCGCTGAACTCGCAGCGTAACCTCTCGTCATCGTCCAACTCGCTGTCGGTCTCGTTGCAGCGTCTGTCTTCCGGTCTGCGCATCAACAGCGCCAAGGACGATGCCGCCGGTCTCGCGATTTCCGAACGTTTCACTGCACAGATTCGCGGCACGGACCAGGCCACCCGCAACGCCAATGACGGCATCTCGCTGGCGCAGACCGGCGAAAGCGCGCTCGGCCAGATGGGCACGATCCTGCAGCGCGTGCGCGAACTGGCAGTTCAGTCCTCGAACGCGACGAACTCCGCATCCGACCGCCAGGCGATCAACCAGGAAGTCGGCCAGCTCGTCGCCGAACTCGACCGCTTCTCGACCCAGACCGAATTCAACGGTTCGAAGCTGCTCGACGGCTCGTTCGCTTCGGCAACGTTCCAGATCGGCGCCAACGCGATGCAAACGGTGACCGCGACGACGGCCAACTTCCGCACCTCGAACTACGGCACCAACCAGGTCGGCGTGACCAGCGGCGCGATCAGCACCGCGGTAACCGGCACCAGCGTGACCTCGACATCCAACGCCTCCGCGGTCGTGACGACCGGCGGTACGCTGAGCATTCTCGGCTCGGCGGCGAGCGCCTCGGTCACCCTCGCTGACAGCGACTCGGCGAAGGACGTGGCCACCAAGATCAACGCGCAATCGAAGACCGGCGTCAAGGCAGCCGCCTTCACCGAGTCCACCTACACGTTCGGCGCAACCGGCTCCTACACACTCGCGGTCTACGGCTCGAACAGCACCAAGGCCACCGTCTCGTTCAACGTCACGGCCACCAGCACCGCGGCGGGCCTCGCCGATGCGGTCACGGCCTTCAACAACCAGTCGTCGAAGACCGGCATCACCGCAAAGCTGAGCGAAGACAACACCGGCGTCGTGCTGACCGCTGCTGACGGCAGCAACATCCACCTCGTCGCCGAAGGCGCCAGCGACATCGCCGGCTCGATCACCGCCGGCACGACCTCCGCCTCCCTGGCTACCGGCGCTGCCGGCAGCATCACCGTCGGCGGCCAGTTGATTTTCGACTCGGACAAGTCCTTCACGCTGAAGTCGACAGGCGCCGTCATCGCGGCAAACGCTCTGGACGGCACCGGTCTCGCCGCCAACGCATCGGTCGCCTCGGGACTGAAGGCTGTGCAAGACCTCGACGTCAGCTCGTACTACAACTCCACGCAAGCGATCCGTATCGTTGATCAGGCGCTGGCCGCGGTCAACAGCCAACGCGCCTCCTTCGGCGCGCTGCAAAGCCGCTTTGAAGCCACGGTCTCGCAGTTGCAGGCCTCGTCCGAGAACCTGTCGGCCGCCCGTAGCCGGATCCGCGACGCGGACTTCGCCTCGGAAACAGCCAACCTGACGCGGAACCAGATTCTGCAGCAGGCCGGTACCGCGATGCTGGCGCAAGCCAACTCGCTGCCGCAGACGGTGCTGTCGCTGCTCAAGTAA
- the fliD gene encoding flagellar filament capping protein FliD, with translation MMASVSSLGSGSGLDLSGLLTQLMTAEQIPLTALQKKEASYQADISAFGTLSSALSSLQSAASSLIPTSGTTAANMYQTYSASVADSTIASASAKSGAVAGSYSLEVSSLAQSQRLVTPAYSGGSASTAIDTGTLKIELGSLSGGTFTADSTRTLSITVDSSNATLGGLRDAINAAKGGVSATIVNGSSGAQLVLTSTSTGTANVMRLSGLNNFDYDPEQNTGTLTQNTASGGQAAADAAFTLNGIAGTSSTNTVSNMLDGVTLTLLKKTSGTATTLTVSKETNSALTSALNSFVKSYNDAFSTISSLGAYDSKTKTAGQLQGNSALRSVQTQLRNLVFNTTSGGTSTIQRLSDIGISFAKDGTLSLDSTKLQKAVSKDFDSVANLVSNVGTAFKKGVDGMVGTTGTVTAATDSLNRMIKMTQAQEQTLSDRLTTIEARYRAQFTSLDTLIAGMKQTSTYLTQQLANLSSSSSK, from the coding sequence ATGATGGCTAGCGTATCGTCCTTGGGATCGGGATCCGGGCTTGACCTGAGTGGTCTGCTGACCCAGTTGATGACGGCCGAGCAAATTCCGCTCACCGCGCTGCAGAAAAAGGAAGCCTCTTACCAGGCTGACATTTCCGCATTCGGCACGCTGTCGAGCGCGCTGTCTTCACTGCAATCGGCGGCTTCGTCGTTGATCCCGACCTCCGGCACGACGGCGGCCAACATGTATCAGACGTACTCGGCAAGCGTCGCCGACTCGACGATCGCATCGGCATCGGCCAAGTCGGGCGCCGTAGCGGGAAGCTACAGCCTGGAAGTCTCTTCGCTTGCGCAGAGCCAGCGCCTCGTCACGCCCGCCTACTCGGGCGGCAGCGCGAGCACCGCCATCGACACCGGCACGCTGAAGATTGAGCTCGGATCGCTGTCCGGCGGCACCTTCACCGCCGATTCAACGCGCACGCTATCGATCACGGTCGACAGCAGCAATGCGACACTGGGCGGCCTGCGCGACGCGATCAATGCGGCCAAGGGCGGCGTGTCGGCAACGATCGTCAACGGCTCGTCCGGCGCGCAACTCGTGCTGACCAGTACGTCGACCGGGACCGCAAACGTCATGCGCTTGTCCGGGCTCAACAACTTCGACTACGACCCCGAACAGAACACCGGCACGCTGACCCAGAATACCGCAAGCGGCGGCCAAGCCGCCGCGGATGCGGCGTTCACGCTGAACGGTATCGCAGGCACCAGTTCGACCAACACCGTCAGTAACATGCTCGACGGCGTGACACTGACGCTGCTGAAGAAAACCTCCGGCACGGCGACGACTCTGACAGTCAGCAAGGAAACGAATTCGGCACTGACTTCCGCTCTCAACAGTTTCGTCAAAAGCTACAACGATGCGTTTTCGACGATCAGTTCGCTCGGCGCCTACGACTCGAAGACCAAGACGGCTGGTCAGCTACAGGGAAACAGCGCACTGCGCTCGGTGCAGACGCAACTCCGTAATCTGGTCTTCAACACCACTTCCGGTGGCACCTCGACCATCCAGCGTCTTTCCGATATCGGCATTTCGTTCGCCAAGGACGGCACGTTGAGCCTGGACAGCACCAAGCTGCAAAAAGCGGTCTCGAAAGATTTCGACAGCGTCGCGAACCTCGTTTCGAATGTCGGCACCGCGTTCAAGAAGGGCGTCGACGGCATGGTCGGCACCACGGGAACCGTCACCGCTGCGACCGACAGTCTGAACCGCATGATCAAGATGACGCAGGCCCAAGAGCAGACGTTATCGGACCGTCTGACAACGATCGAGGCCCGTTACCGCGCGCAGTTCACGTCACTGGACACTCTGATCGCCGGCATGAAGCAGACCAGCACTTACCTCACCCAGCAGTTGGCCAACCTATCCAGCAGTTCTTCCAAATAA
- the fliS gene encoding flagellar export chaperone FliS — protein MFGMSRNPTAAYRQVGNETTAVEADPHRLILMLFDGALASIAIARLRMQQNNVPEKGAAISKAIDIVTNGLQASLNAEQGGELAERLGALYDYISHRLLWANLKNDIAALDEAAHLLGELHSAWSAIATEKTDNAATKEAL, from the coding sequence ATGTTCGGCATGAGCAGGAACCCGACCGCGGCCTATCGCCAGGTCGGGAATGAAACGACCGCAGTGGAGGCCGACCCGCACCGCCTGATCCTGATGCTGTTCGACGGCGCGCTGGCAAGCATCGCGATCGCACGCCTGCGGATGCAGCAGAACAATGTCCCCGAAAAGGGCGCGGCCATCTCGAAGGCTATCGACATTGTCACCAACGGACTGCAGGCGAGCCTCAACGCGGAGCAAGGCGGCGAGCTTGCCGAACGCCTGGGCGCGCTGTACGATTACATCAGCCACCGCCTGCTGTGGGCGAATCTCAAGAACGACATCGCCGCGCTTGACGAAGCGGCGCACCTGCTTGGCGAGTTGCATTCGGCATGGTCCGCCATCGCCACCGAAAAGACCGACAACGCGGCCACCAAGGAAGCCCTCTGA
- a CDS encoding EscU/YscU/HrcU family type III secretion system export apparatus switch protein, producing MPPKRADALKSAVALTYAETDVAPRVVAKGRGVIAEQIISRAHAHGVYVHESPELVSLLMQIDLDQRIPPQLYVAVSELLAWIYRLESGQPVPEQPSLSPLPEHLE from the coding sequence ATGCCGCCGAAACGCGCTGACGCGCTCAAGAGCGCCGTCGCGCTCACCTATGCAGAAACCGACGTCGCCCCTCGGGTCGTTGCCAAGGGACGCGGCGTCATCGCCGAGCAGATCATCTCCCGCGCGCACGCACACGGTGTCTATGTACATGAATCGCCAGAACTCGTCTCGCTGCTGATGCAGATCGATCTTGACCAGCGCATCCCTCCGCAACTCTACGTTGCCGTCTCGGAGCTGCTGGCGTGGATTTACCGGCTGGAAAGCGGACAACCCGTCCCGGAACAGCCCTCCCTCTCTCCGCTGCCCGAGCATCTCGAATAG
- the fliF gene encoding flagellar basal-body MS-ring/collar protein FliF has product MIAIAAVIALLVASSTWIKQSDYRILFSNISERDGGSIIAALEQMNVPYRFNDSGNAILVPGSKVHEIRLRLATQGLPKGGAVGFELMENQKFGISQFAEQINYQRGLEGELARTIQSIAAVQAARVHLAIPKPTVFVREELRPSASVMLNLYPGRTLDPSQIAGIQNLVSASVPNLSASSVTLIDQSGAMLSQLKSKLMEAGLDPVQIKYVQEIEANAIKRVEDILAPILGKGNARVQIAADIDFSQNEQTAEMHRPNTTPPDIAIRSQQTSESASATPSAQGVPGALTNQPPVPATAPITQPAVPGAGQAPASTPPVPGQINAAGVQGAIASLGQPINTRKDSTINYEVDKTIRHTKQSVGTIRRLSAAVVINHRKDAKGIMKPLADAEVKQIGDLVKEAMGFNKERGDTVSVANAAFTPVERDETALPVWKDPEMLSLLKEVFKYAAIAGILAYLILKIIRPLLQTMMQPPPAPHGGKTLGGNVNIIDDEAEDTRTAEDIFGQKLGEIRDMAQQDPQAVANIIKNWTNSNAG; this is encoded by the coding sequence ATGATCGCGATCGCAGCGGTTATTGCGTTGCTGGTCGCGAGCAGCACTTGGATCAAACAGTCCGATTATCGCATCCTGTTTTCGAACATCTCCGAGCGCGATGGCGGGTCAATCATCGCAGCACTCGAACAGATGAACGTGCCCTACCGCTTTAATGACAGCGGCAACGCGATTCTTGTTCCCGGCAGCAAGGTGCATGAAATTCGCCTGCGCCTCGCAACGCAGGGGCTTCCGAAAGGCGGCGCGGTCGGTTTCGAGTTGATGGAGAACCAGAAATTCGGGATCAGCCAGTTTGCCGAGCAGATCAACTACCAGCGCGGCCTTGAAGGCGAACTGGCACGCACCATCCAGTCGATTGCCGCCGTCCAGGCCGCCCGCGTACATCTGGCGATTCCAAAGCCAACGGTATTCGTCCGTGAAGAATTGCGCCCGTCGGCCTCGGTGATGCTCAACCTCTACCCGGGCCGGACTCTCGACCCATCGCAGATCGCCGGCATCCAGAACCTCGTTTCTGCCAGCGTCCCGAATCTGTCTGCCAGCAGTGTCACGCTGATCGATCAGAGCGGCGCGATGCTCTCCCAGCTCAAGAGCAAGCTGATGGAAGCGGGGCTTGATCCAGTACAGATCAAGTACGTGCAGGAAATCGAGGCGAACGCGATCAAGCGCGTCGAAGACATCCTCGCGCCGATCCTCGGCAAAGGAAACGCACGGGTTCAGATCGCCGCCGACATCGATTTCTCGCAGAACGAACAGACGGCGGAAATGCATCGGCCGAACACGACGCCGCCGGACATCGCGATCCGCAGCCAGCAGACCAGTGAATCGGCAAGCGCCACCCCGTCGGCGCAAGGCGTTCCCGGCGCCCTGACCAACCAGCCACCGGTCCCCGCAACAGCACCGATCACGCAACCGGCAGTGCCAGGCGCTGGCCAGGCGCCGGCCTCGACACCACCGGTCCCCGGACAGATCAACGCCGCTGGAGTGCAAGGGGCGATCGCGAGCCTCGGACAGCCGATCAACACGCGCAAAGATTCCACGATCAACTACGAAGTCGACAAGACGATCCGCCACACCAAGCAATCGGTCGGCACAATCCGACGCCTGTCGGCAGCCGTCGTGATCAACCACCGCAAGGATGCCAAGGGCATCATGAAGCCGTTGGCCGACGCCGAAGTCAAGCAGATCGGGGATCTGGTCAAAGAGGCAATGGGCTTCAACAAGGAACGCGGGGACACGGTATCGGTCGCCAACGCGGCGTTCACCCCGGTCGAACGAGACGAGACCGCACTGCCGGTATGGAAGGATCCGGAAATGCTCTCGCTCCTGAAGGAAGTCTTCAAGTACGCGGCAATCGCCGGCATTCTCGCCTACCTGATCCTCAAGATCATCCGTCCGCTGCTACAGACGATGATGCAGCCCCCGCCTGCCCCGCATGGCGGAAAAACCCTCGGCGGCAATGTCAATATCATCGACGACGAAGCCGAGGACACGCGGACAGCCGAGGATATCTTCGGCCAGAAGCTGGGCGAGATACGGGACATGGCGCAACAGGACCCGCAGGCCGTAGCCAACATCATCAAGAACTGGACGAACTCCAATGCCGGCTGA
- a CDS encoding flagellar hook-length control protein FliK: MIPSDVASRLQVSSDAALRPVAAPQEISDKLSGLVAGQRVMAEIQALLPNGTYRALINQRNITLALPFSAKAGDSLELQVTETDGKLALAVLSRNDGKAAPESVSSTLSQTGKLISTLYAGAEQSRDKGITLPSPITTAPPTSAEDLMPKLKQALQQSGMFYESHQADWVEGRLAKSALLLEPQGKLSAPEAAFAEATANAAIAREGIPQAGSPTGKASEQTQGPRAAAEVINTGVSSDPVAKPLSGQTIAPPLQALVQQQLEALATQNFIWQGQVWPGQDMRWEINEEAARNQQGEESVPQWSTRLRLTLPRLGEIDASLLLHGSQLTIRFSAAEETTRALIRNSGETLRKTMDSAGLTLSSIGVDTSVKDHDDAAETR, encoded by the coding sequence ATGATTCCGTCCGACGTCGCCAGCCGCCTGCAGGTTTCCTCGGACGCGGCGCTCCGTCCGGTTGCTGCGCCACAGGAAATCAGCGACAAGCTCTCCGGCCTCGTCGCAGGACAGCGCGTTATGGCGGAGATCCAGGCCCTCCTCCCGAACGGCACCTATCGTGCGCTGATCAACCAGCGCAACATCACGCTGGCACTTCCCTTTTCCGCCAAGGCCGGCGATTCGCTCGAACTCCAAGTCACCGAAACCGACGGCAAGCTGGCACTGGCAGTTCTCTCGCGCAACGACGGCAAGGCCGCACCCGAATCCGTCTCCTCGACGCTCAGCCAGACGGGAAAACTGATCAGCACCTTGTATGCAGGTGCGGAACAAAGCAGGGACAAGGGCATTACGCTGCCCTCGCCGATCACCACGGCCCCACCCACCTCGGCGGAAGACCTGATGCCGAAGCTCAAGCAGGCACTCCAGCAAAGCGGCATGTTCTACGAATCCCACCAGGCCGATTGGGTCGAGGGGCGACTGGCAAAATCGGCGTTACTGCTCGAGCCACAAGGAAAACTTTCGGCTCCGGAGGCGGCGTTCGCTGAAGCGACAGCAAACGCAGCAATCGCTCGGGAAGGCATACCGCAAGCGGGCTCACCCACCGGAAAAGCCTCGGAGCAGACCCAGGGACCCCGCGCAGCGGCGGAGGTTATAAACACCGGAGTGTCGTCCGACCCGGTGGCGAAACCATTGAGCGGACAGACGATCGCGCCACCATTGCAGGCGCTGGTTCAGCAACAGCTCGAAGCGCTGGCGACGCAGAATTTCATCTGGCAGGGCCAGGTGTGGCCCGGCCAGGACATGCGCTGGGAGATCAACGAAGAAGCCGCACGCAACCAGCAAGGAGAGGAATCGGTACCGCAGTGGTCAACCCGCCTGCGCCTGACCCTGCCACGACTTGGCGAAATCGATGCCAGCCTTCTGTTGCACGGTTCGCAGCTGACAATCCGCTTCAGCGCCGCCGAGGAAACAACCCGCGCACTGATCAGGAACTCCGGCGAAACGCTGCGAAAGACCATGGACAGCGCCGGCCTGACGCTCAGCTCGATCGGCGTGGACACGTCGGTCAAGGATCACGACGATGCCGCCGAAACGCGCTGA
- the fliE gene encoding flagellar hook-basal body complex protein FliE, giving the protein MDVSGIDQMLNVLRATATQAEGRTGDTQGPAAGGVDFAQVLQNSIAQVNQQQQQAEAMAASFAAGDNSANLHEVMISLQKANLSFQEMVQVRNKLVTAYHDVMNMQI; this is encoded by the coding sequence ATGGATGTGAGCGGGATTGATCAGATGCTGAATGTCTTGCGTGCCACGGCTACGCAGGCAGAGGGGCGGACGGGCGATACGCAGGGCCCCGCCGCGGGTGGAGTCGACTTTGCTCAGGTGCTGCAGAATTCGATCGCGCAGGTGAACCAGCAGCAACAGCAAGCCGAGGCGATGGCGGCAAGTTTTGCCGCAGGCGACAATTCGGCAAATCTGCACGAGGTGATGATTTCGTTGCAGAAGGCAAATCTGTCGTTTCAGGAGATGGTTCAGGTACGCAACAAGCTGGTGACGGCGTACCACGACGTGATGAACATGCAGATCTGA
- a CDS encoding flagellar brake protein has product MTDPEVQADSAPTPQRFEYERTDEYSRYFLYSRSEVLSVLRTLIQKGALITVHFDHGKSFLLTSMLAFTEEGNDFILDIGANREMNQKALLADKLFLTAVVDKVKIQFSIDGLSAAEHLGRPAMRGSLPDAVLRLQRREFFRLSTPIANPVIVSAVIRLPDGSAENVDLPLFDISGGGVGLMVSQETAAKLEKGDILTECRIALPEEGLVVANLAVRNKFDVTTRSGAQFVRTGCEFVDIPPSRLNRVRRYITRVERERKARLSGLG; this is encoded by the coding sequence ATGACCGACCCCGAAGTCCAGGCAGACTCCGCCCCGACACCGCAGCGTTTCGAGTACGAGCGAACCGACGAGTACAGTCGCTACTTCCTCTATTCGCGCTCCGAAGTGCTGTCGGTGCTGCGTACGCTGATTCAAAAGGGCGCCTTGATCACTGTCCATTTCGACCATGGCAAGTCTTTCCTGCTGACGTCAATGCTGGCTTTCACCGAAGAGGGCAACGATTTCATTCTCGACATCGGCGCCAACCGCGAAATGAACCAGAAGGCGCTGCTCGCAGACAAGCTGTTTCTGACCGCAGTGGTCGACAAGGTCAAGATCCAGTTCAGCATTGATGGCCTTTCTGCCGCAGAACATCTGGGGCGGCCAGCAATGCGCGGCTCGCTTCCGGACGCCGTGTTACGGCTGCAGCGACGAGAATTTTTCCGCCTGTCGACGCCGATTGCCAACCCGGTCATCGTCAGCGCGGTCATCCGCCTCCCGGACGGCAGCGCCGAAAACGTCGATCTGCCGCTATTCGACATCAGTGGCGGCGGCGTCGGACTGATGGTCTCCCAGGAGACCGCGGCCAAGCTTGAAAAGGGCGACATCCTCACCGAGTGCCGGATCGCGTTGCCAGAGGAAGGCTTGGTCGTCGCCAACCTCGCAGTCCGCAACAAGTTTGACGTCACGACGCGCAGCGGCGCCCAATTCGTTCGTACCGGCTGTGAGTTCGTCGACATCCCGCCATCGCGTCTCAATCGTGTCCGGCGCTACATCACCCGCGTCGAACGGGAACGCAAAGCACGCCTCAGCGGCCTCGGCTGA
- a CDS encoding ATP-binding protein, translating into MSEESQIAVPDQKARELQRAFDVFNQVSLELTQAYETLQAKVESLTAELAVANGELRRQYQEKEALSERLSLLLNALPAGVVVLDGDARVCEANPAAEAMFRESVVGGDWPQIACRRLQPTDAPDECLLDERRVSIAESPLDSSGGRLLLVHDITAAYELKARVERHQRLAAMGEMAASLAHQLRTPLATALLYSANLAQPEISEAARVRFAGKATEQLKRLERLIQDVLLFARGESIGRDVISLAGLVADAAQTMEPLCVEKSVRFRVTSSLTDSIITGSRKALGGALLNLLENALQACEGRNAPEREVWLDASVSGGQIRIGVRDTGAGIAPEAQARIFEPFFTTRGQGTGLGLAIALGVARAHGGTIEVDSRPDEGSEFVLWLPCGAAADMQAVNG; encoded by the coding sequence ATGAGTGAGGAGTCGCAAATTGCGGTGCCGGACCAGAAAGCGCGGGAGTTGCAGCGGGCGTTTGATGTTTTCAACCAAGTCTCCCTGGAACTGACCCAGGCATATGAAACGCTGCAAGCGAAGGTCGAATCGCTGACCGCCGAGCTGGCGGTCGCCAACGGTGAATTGCGCCGCCAGTATCAAGAGAAGGAAGCCCTGTCGGAGCGCCTCTCTTTGTTACTCAACGCGCTCCCCGCCGGCGTCGTGGTCCTCGACGGTGATGCCCGTGTGTGCGAGGCGAATCCGGCCGCCGAGGCCATGTTTCGCGAGTCGGTTGTCGGCGGCGACTGGCCGCAGATCGCTTGCCGGCGTCTGCAACCGACCGACGCGCCAGACGAGTGCCTGCTCGACGAGCGCCGCGTGTCGATTGCAGAGAGTCCTCTGGATTCGTCGGGCGGGCGATTGTTGCTGGTTCATGACATTACGGCAGCTTACGAACTTAAGGCACGGGTCGAGCGCCATCAGCGCCTGGCGGCGATGGGTGAGATGGCCGCGTCGCTGGCCCACCAGTTGCGCACCCCGTTGGCGACAGCGCTGCTGTACAGTGCCAATCTCGCGCAGCCGGAGATTTCCGAAGCAGCGCGAGTGCGTTTTGCTGGCAAGGCGACCGAGCAGCTCAAGCGGCTCGAGCGCCTGATCCAGGATGTGCTGCTGTTTGCGCGCGGCGAGAGCATTGGCCGTGACGTCATATCGCTGGCCGGACTGGTTGCCGATGCGGCGCAGACGATGGAACCACTGTGCGTCGAGAAGAGCGTGCGATTCCGCGTTACATCGTCACTGACCGACTCTATAATCACCGGTAGTCGGAAGGCCTTGGGCGGTGCGCTGCTCAACCTGCTGGAAAATGCCTTGCAGGCCTGCGAAGGGCGCAATGCACCGGAGCGTGAAGTCTGGCTGGATGCGAGCGTGTCCGGCGGGCAGATACGGATCGGTGTGCGGGATACCGGGGCCGGGATTGCGCCGGAAGCTCAGGCGCGGATTTTTGAGCCTTTCTTTACCACGCGGGGGCAGGGTACTGGCCTCGGGTTGGCGATAGCGCTTGGCGTGGCAAGGGCGCACGGCGGGACGATCGAGGTCGATTCGCGGCCGGACGAAGGATCGGAGTTCGTGCTGTGGCTGCCTTGCGGTGCCGCCGCCGACATGCAAGCGGTCAACGGGTGA
- a CDS encoding sigma-54 dependent transcriptional regulator — MTQGLPILVVEDDLNLREAVCDTLELAGQAVISAGGGEEALQILERHAVALVVSDVRMMPMDGIALLKAIRERLPHLPVVLMTAFADVDRAVEAMRAGACDFLLKPFEPKALLEHVARYRLPEALSDERVVAQDPASRNLFALASRVAQTDTTVLLTGESGVGKEVVARYIHNHSARREGPFVAINCAAIPDTLLEATLFGYEKGAFTGAQQAQAGKFEQAQSGTLLLDEVTEMPLGLQAKLLRVLQEREVERVGGKKPVELDIRIVATSNRDMAEAVARGVLREDVYYRLNVFPLLIPALRQRPEDIVPLARHFLAQHGGRSGRPGLRLSGAAEQFLRGHAWPGNVRELENVMQRAVIFAVGDLVEPEALHLSVLPSGTAVLPEAAVYSPPVPTESVVAAAPARNDSLRDLEREHILGTLAAVGGSRKLAGERLGMPERTLRHKLKQYKDAGLLLE; from the coding sequence ATGACTCAGGGATTACCCATTCTCGTCGTCGAAGACGATCTCAATCTGCGCGAGGCGGTGTGTGACACGCTCGAACTGGCCGGTCAGGCAGTGATTTCTGCGGGAGGCGGCGAAGAGGCGTTGCAGATTCTGGAGCGGCACGCGGTGGCGCTGGTGGTCAGCGATGTGCGGATGATGCCGATGGACGGTATCGCGCTGCTCAAGGCGATTCGCGAGCGCTTGCCGCATTTGCCGGTGGTGCTGATGACGGCGTTCGCCGATGTCGACCGGGCGGTAGAGGCGATGCGTGCCGGGGCTTGCGACTTCCTGCTCAAGCCGTTTGAGCCGAAGGCGTTGCTTGAGCATGTGGCGCGTTACCGTCTGCCCGAAGCGCTGAGCGACGAACGTGTCGTGGCTCAGGATCCGGCCAGCCGCAACCTGTTTGCGCTGGCTTCGCGCGTCGCCCAAACCGATACGACGGTACTTCTGACCGGAGAGAGCGGGGTTGGCAAGGAAGTTGTTGCTCGCTATATCCACAATCACTCGGCCCGCCGCGAGGGGCCGTTTGTCGCGATCAATTGTGCGGCGATTCCCGACACGCTGCTAGAGGCGACGCTGTTCGGCTACGAAAAAGGCGCTTTTACCGGCGCGCAGCAGGCGCAGGCCGGCAAATTCGAGCAGGCGCAGAGCGGCACACTGCTGCTTGACGAGGTGACCGAGATGCCGCTCGGGCTACAAGCCAAACTGCTGCGCGTGCTGCAGGAGCGTGAAGTGGAGCGGGTTGGCGGCAAGAAGCCGGTGGAACTCGATATCCGCATCGTTGCGACCTCGAACCGCGATATGGCCGAAGCGGTGGCCCGCGGGGTGCTGCGCGAGGACGTGTATTACCGGTTGAACGTTTTTCCACTGCTGATTCCTGCGTTGCGGCAGCGTCCTGAGGATATCGTGCCGCTGGCGCGGCATTTCCTCGCGCAGCACGGCGGACGATCGGGCCGGCCCGGCCTGCGTCTGTCAGGTGCAGCGGAGCAGTTCCTGCGGGGACATGCGTGGCCGGGCAACGTTCGTGAACTTGAGAATGTGATGCAACGTGCCGTTATCTTCGCCGTAGGGGATCTTGTCGAGCCAGAGGCGCTGCATCTGTCGGTGCTGCCTTCGGGGACAGCGGTTCTGCCGGAAGCCGCGGTTTATTCGCCGCCGGTCCCGACAGAATCGGTAGTTGCGGCGGCGCCGGCCCGGAATGATTCCTTGCGCGATCTGGAGCGGGAGCATATTCTGGGAACTCTGGCAGCGGTTGGCGGCTCACGTAAATTGGCGGGGGAGCGACTCGGAATGCCGGAACGAACTTTGCGGCACAAGCTCAAACAGTACAAGGATGCCGGGTTGTTGCTGGAGTAA